DNA from Sinorhizobium arboris LMG 14919:
GCGCGATCGCGGCGATCGGCGCTTGCAACACGGCGCTGTTCACGAATGAACCGCCGATCGGCCACAATACCGATTATACGGGCTTCATGAGCGCTTTTCGCGCGGCTTTCGGGGCCGCGAACCCGGGCAGGGTGGCCATGGCTGGGGCGGGAGGCGTCGGCAAGGCCGTGGCCTTCGGTCTTGCCGGGCTCGGCTGCGAAAAGCTGACGATCTATGACACCTCGCCGGAGCGGGTCTATCCTCTCGTGGCCTCCCTGCGAGATTCCGGCTTTGCGATGAAGGCCGAGATTGCGACCTCGATGGAAAAAGCGGTGGAAGATGCCGACGGGTTGGTGAACTCCACGCCTCTCGGCATGACCGGCAATCCCGGCAGCGCCATTGCAAAACACCTCGTCGCCGGCCGCCGCTGGGCCTTCGACGCCGTCTACACGCCGGTCGAGACGGAATTTCTGTCGTATTGCCGCTCGGCCGGGCTTGTCGTCATCAGCGGATACGAACTCTTCTTTCATCAGGGTGTCCACGCTTTCCGGCTGTTCACCGGCGCCGAAGTCGACGCCGCGGCGCTCAGGCGCGGCCTGGCAGAGGGCGAGGCCAGCGAGAGGATGTCGGCATGAAGACCTCGATTGCGACCGTTTCGATCAGCGGTACTCTTTCCGAGAAGCTCGCCGCCGTTGCTGCGTCAGGGTTCGACGGAGTGGAGATATTCGAGAACGATTTCCTGACCTTCGACGGTTCGCCGGCCGAGGTCGGCCGCATGGTTCGCGACCACGGGCTGGAGGTGACGCTTTTTCAGCCGTTTCGCGATTTCGAAGGCCTGCCGGAACCGCACCGTTCACGCGCTTTCGACCGGGCGGAGCGCAAGTTCGACGTGATGCAGGAGCTTGGAACGGAACTGATGCTCGTCTGCTCCAGCATTTCGCCACTTGCATTGGGCGGCATCGACCGCGCCGCCGATGATCTCAGCGAGCTGGGCGAGAGAGCGGCCAGGCGTGGCTTGCGCGTTGGGTACGAGGCGCTTGCCTGGGGCCGGCATGTCAACGACCACCGGGATGCATGGGAGATCGTGCGGCGGGCCGACCACCCGAATATCGGGCTGATCCTCGACAGTTTTCACACCCTTTCGCGCAATATAGATCTGCGGTCGATCCGCTCCATTCCAGGGGACCGCATCTTCATCGTTCAGCTCGCTGACGCGCCGCGGATCGACATGGATCTTCTGTATCTGAGCCGCCATTTCCGCAACATGCCCGGCGAGGGCGATCTTCCGATCGTCGAATTCATGTCGGCTGTCGCCGCGACCGGCTATGACGGCGCCATATCGCTCGAGATCTTCAACGACCAGTTCCGGGGCGGGTCGCCCAGGGCAATCGCGGAGGACGGGCATCGTTCGCTCGTTTACCTGATGGATCGGGTGAAGCGGCGCGAACCGGTTGTGAAGAGCGTGGAGGTCATGCCCGACCGAGTGGAGGTGCTGGGCATCGAATTCGTGGAGTTCACGGCCGATCGGTCGGAGGCGGAGGCACTCGGCTTGCTTATGCAGACCATGGGTTTTCACGCCGTCGCCTCGCATCGCGAAAAATCCGTGGCTCTGTGGCGCCAGGGTCGCGATGATGGAGGCGTAAACATCGTCATCAACACCGAGCAGAAGGGCTTCGCTCATTCGAGCTATTTGGTGCACGGCGCATCGGCCTATGCGATCGGCCTCAAAGTGCCCGATGCCTCGGCCGCCATCGAGCGCTCGCGTGCACTCGGCGCCGAAATATTCCTGCCCGAGGCGGGCGAAGGCGAGGGGGCGATGGCCGCAATCCGCGGCATCGGTGGCGGCCTGATTTATTTCCTCGACGAGACCGACGACGTCTGGTCGCGCGAATTCGTACCGTTGAGGGATGGGCCTCAGGGATCATCGCCTCTCGTCGCCATCGACCATGTGGCGCAATCCATGAAAGGGGAGGAGCTCCCGAGCTGGCTGCTTTTCTACACGTCGATCCTCAATGCCGACAAGTTGGCGCAGGTCGACATCGTCGATCCTGCCGGCCTGATCCGCAGTCAGGTCGTGGAGAATGCGAGCGGGACGCTTCGGCTGACGTTGAACGGGGCCGACAACCACCGCACGCTGGCCGGCCACTTCATCGCAGAGAGTTTCGGCTCGGGTGTTCAGCATGTGGCCTTCCGCACCGATGATATCTTTGCGGCCGCCGAACGCATGCGCCGCAGCGGCTTCCGCCCATTGGCAATCTCACGCAACTACTATGACGACATCGAGGTCCGGTTCGGGCTCGAGCCTGACTTCGTCGACCGGCTGAGGGACGAGAACATCCTCTATGACCGCGATGAGGACGGCGAGTATTTCCAGATCTATGGCCCGACCTATGGAGAGGGCTTTTTCTTCGAAATCGTCGAGCGGCGCGCCGGCTATCGCGGCTATGGTGCAACCAACGCGCCCTTCCGCATCGCCGCTCAGAAACGCTCGCTTCGGCCCGCCGGAATGCCGGCCCTTTAGGGCTCTGTATGTGAAATAGGCCGCCTCTGGCCTGCCGGCCGGCGAGAGGGGGCGGCAACTTTTCCTGATTGCTGCGCCGCCGTCTTTGCGCCCGCAGCCATCGCCGCCTCGCGCAGCGTCTGCATCAGGATCGAAAGCGGCAGCGAGGGGATCGCGTCGGTGCGCATGGTGAGGCCGACGGGTCCCCTGGTCTCGCTCGTGTCGACCGGCAGCGCCGCCAATACGCCATCCGCGATATCCGTGGCGACGACGCCCGCCGATATGATCCAGATGGCGTCGCTCGAGCGCACGAAGGCCCGGCCGAAGGAATCCGAGACGGTCTCGATCTGGTTCGGCAGGCCGGCAATGCCGTTGGCGATCAGAAAATGCTCGACGAAAGGCCGGATGATCGAAGCGCGGGTGGGCATCAGGACCGGGTAGTCGCTCAGATGGGCGAAAACCGACCGCCCGCCGGAGGTGAGCGGGTGGCCGGAGCGCACCGCGAAGACCACTTGTTCCGAGTAGAGGTGCTCGAAGGAAAAGCCGGTCATCTTGTCGGGGGCTGCAAGTCTGCCGACGACCAGGTCGAGATCGCCAACGCGCAACTGTTCGAGAAGCACTGCGTTTTCCCCGGTGACTATCTTGATGCGTGCGCCGGTGTTTTCCTTCAGGAACAGCGCGATGGCGCCGGGCATGATGCGGGTCGAGACGGTCGGAAGCGCGCCCACGCGGATCGGCGGACCATCGCCGGACCGCTCCTGCGACACGGAGTCGAGGCCCTGCTTGAGCGCCGTCAGCGCGGCGCCCGCGTGGCGCAGGAAGACCTCGCCGTAGCGGGTGATCTTGATGCCGCGGCCCTCGCGCTCGACCATGGCGACACCTAGAACCTCTTCGAGTTCCCGGATCGTCTTGGTGACCGCCGGCTGGGTGACATGCAGGAGTTCGGCCGCCTTCACCACGCTCTTCTGGCGTGCGACCTCGACAAATGTCTGCAGATGGCGAAACTTGACGCGAGCGTCGATCACGGGATCGTATAACCTTCTGGTTAAGGAAAGGCCACGAAATATCATTTTACCTAACCAGATGAAACATCCAATTTGGTGAGCGAGGAGATCTGCCGTGCAATTCACCCGCATCAACGACGTCACGATCCATTATCGCGTGGTTGGCACGGTCACGCAAAAGCCCGCGCTCGTCTTCATCAACTCGCTCGGCACGGATTTCCGTATCTGGCGCGATATCGT
Protein-coding regions in this window:
- a CDS encoding shikimate dehydrogenase family protein; translation: MAKPIRLGLIGDNIANSQSPRLHVLAGRLCGLDVRYERLVPAAIGEPFETVFARCRAEGFRGINITYPYKEQVMRFLSVPDRAIAAIGACNTALFTNEPPIGHNTDYTGFMSAFRAAFGAANPGRVAMAGAGGVGKAVAFGLAGLGCEKLTIYDTSPERVYPLVASLRDSGFAMKAEIATSMEKAVEDADGLVNSTPLGMTGNPGSAIAKHLVAGRRWAFDAVYTPVETEFLSYCRSAGLVVISGYELFFHQGVHAFRLFTGAEVDAAALRRGLAEGEASERMSA
- a CDS encoding bifunctional sugar phosphate isomerase/epimerase/4-hydroxyphenylpyruvate dioxygenase family protein; translation: MKTSIATVSISGTLSEKLAAVAASGFDGVEIFENDFLTFDGSPAEVGRMVRDHGLEVTLFQPFRDFEGLPEPHRSRAFDRAERKFDVMQELGTELMLVCSSISPLALGGIDRAADDLSELGERAARRGLRVGYEALAWGRHVNDHRDAWEIVRRADHPNIGLILDSFHTLSRNIDLRSIRSIPGDRIFIVQLADAPRIDMDLLYLSRHFRNMPGEGDLPIVEFMSAVAATGYDGAISLEIFNDQFRGGSPRAIAEDGHRSLVYLMDRVKRREPVVKSVEVMPDRVEVLGIEFVEFTADRSEAEALGLLMQTMGFHAVASHREKSVALWRQGRDDGGVNIVINTEQKGFAHSSYLVHGASAYAIGLKVPDASAAIERSRALGAEIFLPEAGEGEGAMAAIRGIGGGLIYFLDETDDVWSREFVPLRDGPQGSSPLVAIDHVAQSMKGEELPSWLLFYTSILNADKLAQVDIVDPAGLIRSQVVENASGTLRLTLNGADNHRTLAGHFIAESFGSGVQHVAFRTDDIFAAAERMRRSGFRPLAISRNYYDDIEVRFGLEPDFVDRLRDENILYDRDEDGEYFQIYGPTYGEGFFFEIVERRAGYRGYGATNAPFRIAAQKRSLRPAGMPAL